Genomic segment of Prochlorococcus marinus CUG1417:
CCTTCCGTAACTTGTTTTGTGCATCACTTTATTAGAAAATAGTCTTATTAAATTTTTAGAAAAATGATTGAAAATCAATCAGATAATATTGATATTAAAGAAAATGATGTTTCTAATCAGGATAATGCTTCTGAAGATACTTCATCTGCCGAAGAAAAAATAATCGATAATGATGAATTATCTTCTCAAAAAACAGAAGAAATAAATACCGAAGAATTAAAAAATACTATTTCTAATAATGATGCGAGATTAGAACAATTAGAAAAAGAGCATGAGACATTAAAAAATCAGTATGTAAGAATTTCAGCAGATTTTGATAATTTTAGAAAAAGGCAGTCTAGGGATCAGGGGGATTTAAAAATCCAACTTGTTTCAAAGACTTTAACGGCAATACTTCCTATCGTTGATAATTTTGAGAGAGCAAGACAACAACTGAAACCAGAAAGTGAAGAAGCTCAAGCTCTTCATAGAAGTTATCAAGGATTGTATAAACAATTGGTAGAAGTTTTAAAACAACAGGGAGTCTCTCCAATGAGGGTTGTTGGTCAGCAATTTGATCCAAGCTTGCATGAAGCTGTATTAAGAGAGCCAAGTGACGAGTTTGATGAAGATTGTATTATTGAGGAATTACAGCGTGGATATCATCTAGAAGGTAAGGTTTTGAGACATGCATTGGTTAAGGTTTCTATGGGACCCGGTAAACAAAATTCACAACAGGAAGTAGAAACGGATACAGTTGAAGAGGATGTAGATTCAGAGGAAAATACTTCTGAAGATGTATAAATTCCAAATTTTTATTTGAGCATTATCCAATGGCTGATTTTTACCAAATACTTGGAGTTTCAAGAGATGCAGATGCTGATACCTTAAAAAGGGCTTATAGAAAATTAGCTAGACAATATCATCCTGATGTTAACAAAGAACCTGGTGCTGAAGACAAATTTAAAGAAATTGGCAAGGCTTATGAAGCATTAGCTGATCCTGAAACAAGAGCTAGATATGATCAGTTTGGAGAGGCCGGCCTTGGAGGTGCGGCTGGAATGCCTGATATGGGAGATATGGGTGGCTTTGCAGATTTATTTGAAACTTTTTTTAATGGCTTTGGCGGACAAAATCCCCAGGGTGGAAGAACTCAAAGAAGAGGCCCTCAACAAGGAGATGATTTAAGGTATGACCTTAATGTTGACTTTAAAGATGCAATATTTGGCCAACAAAGAGAAATTAAAATTCCTCATCTTGAGACATGTGAAGTCTGTAGGGGAACAGGTGCCAAACCAGGAACTGGACCAAAAACTTGTTCTACATGTGGTGGAAGCGGACAAGTTAGAAGAGCTACAAGAACACCTTTTGGTAATTTCACACAAGTAGCTGAATGTCCTTCATGTAATGGAGCTGGTCAGATTATTGCTGATCCATGTGTAAGTTGTGGCGGTAATGGAGTAAAGCAAGTTAGAAAAAAATTAAGAATTAATATTCCTGCAGGAGTTGATACTGGTACTAAATTAAGAGTTTCCGGAGAGGGAAATGTTGGTTTGAAAGGGGGCCCGCCTGGAGATCTTTATGTTTTTATTAAGGTTAAGAATGATTCGAAATTAAAAAGAGATGGTGTGACTATTTATTCAGAAATAGTTGTGAGTTATTTACAGGCAATTTTAGGAGATACTGTCGAAATTATTACAGTTGATGGCAAAGTTAATTTAAAAATCCCTAGTGGTACGCAACCAAATACTACCCTTTCACTTGAAAATAAAGGAGTACCTAGACTTGGTAATCCAGTTGCTAGAGGAAATCATGAAGTTCTTGTAAAAGTAAAATTGCCAACTCGTATAACTGATGAAGAGCGAAATCTTTTAGAGGGTTTAGCTTCTCAGTATTCAGATAAAAATATTAATTCCAGTAGTGGACTATTTAGTAAATTATTTGGTAAAGAATCTTAATGACTTCTTTAAAGTATTTGGATCTGAAATCTGTTCCATGTCCTTTAAATGTCGTAAAAATTAAATTGGCTTTAGAGAAGTTATCCAAAAATGAACAACTTATTGTTGAACTAGATAAAGGAGAACCAGAAGAAATGGTATTAAAAAACTTAAAAGAGATGGGATGTTTGTATGAACAAATCAAAGAACATGAAAAATTTTTAAAAATAAAAATTCTGAATGAAAACTAATAGTAAACATTTAGGTTTAGTTACGAAAAAATTTAATGAATTTTTCTTTGTTGACCTAAAAAATAAAGAACACTTTGGAACTAGTCAAAGATTTTTATGTAAGGTAAAAAAGTCTATTAATTTCAAAGATCAATTTATTTATGTTGGAGATGAAGTAGAAATTGATAATATTGATTTAACAAGCAAAAGGGCAGTAATAACAAGTCTAAAAAAGAGACAAAATTTATTAAATAGACCATCAGTTGCAAATCTTTCTAACATTTATATTACTTTTTCAGTTGAAGAGCCAAAGTTAAATTTATCTCAAGTTAATAGGTTTTTGATATCAGCAGAATCTATGGGGGTAGAAGTGTCATTAGTTTTGACAAAGTGTGATTTAATATCAGACAAAAAACAGATTTTTTTACTTGATAAATTTAAGAAATGGGGTTATCAAGCAATTACTTTAAATTTACATCAATCTAATCACTTTGAAGATTTATTAGCTGATTTAAAGAAAAAAAAGTGTTCGATTTTTATGGGCCCATCGGGTGTTGGTAAAACTACTTTGCTTAACAAGATAATTCCAGGTCTTCAAAATAATACTGCTCCAGTTTCTAATAAAATTAAGAGAGGTAAAAACACTACTCGAAATGTTGAGTTATTTTCCATATCTAATCAAAGTTATGTTGTTGATACGCCAGGTTTTAATATGCAACCTCTAGAGGTTGATATAAGACTGTTGCCAAATCTTTTTTCGGAAATATATAAACAAGTAATCGATGAGGGAATTAGGTGTAAATTTCGGGACTGCTTACATTTGAATGATGATGGCTGTAATTTAAATAAATCTTTTGAAAGATATTCTTTTTATAAAGAAATAATCGAGTCTTCTAAGAGTCACTATTATCAAAACCTGGAAGATTAAGATTTAATCCACCAGTTAAATCATTCATTCTTTCTTTCATAGTGGTAGTAGATAATTCATGAGCTTTTTGAATGGCTTGTAATATGTTTTGCTCAATTTTTTCTTTATCTGAATTTAAAATATTATCTTGCACTTCTACCTTTAAAGGAACTTGGTTCCCGCTTATCCATACTTTTACCATTTCATCATCACTTTTCCCTTCAATTTCCATATTTTCAAGTTCATCTTGTAATTTTTGTGCATCTTGTTGAATTTGTTTAGCTTTTTTAAAAGCTTCTGTAAGTTGTCCAAAATTAGGAAGTCCAAAACCCGCCATTTTAAAAAAAGTTTCTTTAATTAGGATAGTCAAAACCAATCATTCTTACTTCCGGTTGCAGATAAATCCCTTTGTTTTGTAGTATTTTTTGTTGAATTACAGTTATTAATTCATAAATATCTTTTGAACTTGCTGAAGAATTGTTAATTATAAAATTTGAATGCATTGTAGAAATTTCAGCTCCCCCAATTTTAAATCCCTTTAAACCCAAATCATCAATTAATTTCGCTGCATAATTATTTTCTGGATTTTTAAAAACACTACCAAAACTTGGTAGATGATATGGCTGGGCTTTTGTTTTTAATTTGAGGTTATTTTTGGTTGTTTTAATTAATTGTTCTAGATTACCATTGGGCTCAAAATGTAGCTTTGCACTAATAATAGCTAAATCATTACTTTGAAAAGAACTAAATCTATACTCAAAATCGATATCTTTTTTTTTAATTTCAAGTTGTTCATTAGTTTTATTATTGATAACTTTTACAGAAATAAGGTTTTTTGCTAGCGATAAATTATTTGTACCAGCATTCATATAAATTGCACCTCCTAAAGTTCCTGGAATTCCGACAGCCCATTCTCCTCCTTGTAATCTATTTTTTGCAAGACAATTAGATAATGTTGGGAGCATTACACCAGCTTCCGCTTCAACGATTCCTGAAAAAGGTTCAATCGCTAAAGTTTTCATTTTTTTTGTACATATAACTAAACCTTTTATAAAAATATTATTTATTAGTAGATTTGAACCTGCACCAATTATTTGGCATTTATGTTTATTTGAATTAGCCCATTTTATGAGGTATGAAAATTCGGCAATGCTGCTTGGCTCAGCAAAATATTCCGCTACTCCTCCCACTTTTATGGTTGTAAAACTACTCAGATTACAGTTCTTAGAAAAAATCTTTTTATTCATAAATTAGTTAAGAATTTTTATAATTTTTTATCATTTAAAATTGACCAGAAATTATGACAATCTCCAGCTCCCATATTCAAAATTAAATCCCCTTTTTGAGTTAAATTGTAAAAATTTTTTGTAATTTCATGATAATTATTTATGTAACTAACATTTTTGTTTTGTTTATAAATCAGATCAGTGATAATTTCCGAATTAATTTTCTCTTCGTTTATTTCTCCCGCGTCATAAATACTAGTTACGTAAATAACATCTGCTTTAGACAATTCTTCAGCGAATTCTTTAGTAAATTTCTTGACTCGAGAGTATCTATGGGGTTGAAATATAGCGATTAATCTGCTTTTTTGAGATTCATTATTATGTTTTTGCTTAATAAATAATCTTCCTAATTTAATCGTTTCTTTTATTTCGTTTGGATGATGTGCATAGTCATCATATAAGTGTCTTTCATCTATTTCGCCTCTGAATTCAAATCTTTTTTTTGGTAGTTTAAGGTATTTTATATTTTTCTTAATTTCTAAAAAATCTATACCTATCATTCTTGAAGCTGCAATTGCAGCGGTGATATTAGATAGATTATGTGATCCTGGAATTGGAATATTTAAACTACTAATAAAATTTCCATTTTCATAATATTCACCAATTGTATACCTTTCATTAATTACAGTTGGAATTATGGCATAAGCTACGTTTTTTGTTGTAATATTTGACCACTTGCTATCAGAATGAAAATTTTCTCTCGTAGTTTTACAATCAAAATTAATTAATAATTTTTTAGAATTTTCAGCGAAACTTGTAAAAGAAGATATAACTTCACTTAAATTAGAAAAATGATCGCAATGATCAAAATCAATGTTATTGATTATTCCAATGTCAGATTTATATTTATTAATTGTCCCGTCAGATTCATCAACTTCGGCTACTAAGAATTCTGTATTTTCTAAATGACAATTAGAGTTATAGATGGGAATTATTCCTCCAGTTATTGAAGAAGAATTATGTGTACATAACTCAAGTATCGTAGAGAGAAATGTACTGGTTGATGTTTTTCCGTGGCTGCCTCCTACGGCTAATGTAGTGTAATTGCGCATTAGCATTGCAAGTATCTCTGAACGATGTTTAACTGGTAAATTTTTTTTCTTACAGTACATTAATTCTTTATTTTCTGGCTTGATAGCTGTGCTTACAACAAAATTAATCAATTTGTTGTTAAATTTTGAAGTTATAAATTCAATATTTTGCCCAACTTGATTATTGAAGATAATTGCACCTAATTTTTCTAATTTATATGTTTCATCGTTTTTAACTAAATCAGATCCTGAAACTGAATAACCATTTTTCAGTAAACCCATTGCAATTGCTGACATTCCAATACCTCCCACTCCAATGAAATGAAAATGATTTTTAGGTATTAATTCTTTAACCAATGTTTATCTTTTCCTTAAATTAAAATAACTTCAATGTAAAATTTTGGTATTTTTTCTTAAAAAAAAATGATTTTTTTTCTCGAATTAATACAAAACTAGACTTATTTGCTTAATAAATCAAAAAAACCTTACGTTATTGCACAAAATTCAGTATGATCAGCAACTTAGGTTAATCATTTAGAAATTATTAGTTATGACTTTGCGTGTTGCAATTAACGGATTTGGCAGAATTGGTCGAAACTTTATGCGTTGTTGGCTCAGTAGAGGTGCTTACACCAATATTGAAGTTGTTGGTATTAACGTTACTTCAGATCCTAAGACCAATGCTCATCTTTTAAAATACGACTCAGTTCTTGGTCAACTTGATGGCGTTGATATTAAGTATACTGACGATACTTTTGTAATTAATAATAAAACAATCAAGTGTTTCTCTGATAGAAACCCGTTGAATTTACCTTGGAAAGACTGGGGTGTAGATCTTGTAATTGAATCAACTGGAGTTTTTAATACAGATGTTGGGGCAAGTAAGCACCTAGAAGTAGGAGCAAAAAAAGTTATTTTAACTGCACCTGGTAAGGGTGCTGGAGTTGGTACTTTTGTTGTTGGAGTAAATGCTGACACATACAAACATAAAGATTATGATATTTTGAGCAATGCTAGTTGTACCACAAACTGTTTAGCTCCAGTAGTTAAAGTTTTGGATCAAACCTTTGGGATTAATAAAGGTTTGATGACTACAATTCATAGTTATACTGGTGATCAAAGAATTCTAGATAATAGTCATAGAGATTTAAGAAGGGCTCGAGCCGCCGCTACCAATATCGTTCCAACTTCTACGGGTGCTGCTAAAGCTGTTGCACTGGTTTATCCAGAAATGAAAGGTAAATTAACAGGAATTGCAATGAGGGTTCCTACACCTAATGTCTCAGCGGTTGATTTTGTTTTTGAATCTTCTAAATCCGTCACAAGTGAGGAAGTTAATAATGCTCTTAAAGAAGCATCTTTAGATTCAATGAAGGGCATTATTAAGTATGGAGATGAACCACTAGTTTCTAGCGATTATGCAGGTACGAATGAATCATCAATTGTAGATAGTGACCTCACAATGTGTATAGGAGATAATCTTGTTAAGGTCCTTGCTTGGTATGATAAC
This window contains:
- the rsgA gene encoding ribosome small subunit-dependent GTPase A codes for the protein MKTNSKHLGLVTKKFNEFFFVDLKNKEHFGTSQRFLCKVKKSINFKDQFIYVGDEVEIDNIDLTSKRAVITSLKKRQNLLNRPSVANLSNIYITFSVEEPKLNLSQVNRFLISAESMGVEVSLVLTKCDLISDKKQIFLLDKFKKWGYQAITLNLHQSNHFEDLLADLKKKKCSIFMGPSGVGKTTLLNKIIPGLQNNTAPVSNKIKRGKNTTRNVELFSISNQSYVVDTPGFNMQPLEVDIRLLPNLFSEIYKQVIDEGIRCKFRDCLHLNDDGCNLNKSFERYSFYKEIIESSKSHYYQNLED
- the gap gene encoding type I glyceraldehyde-3-phosphate dehydrogenase, with amino-acid sequence MTLRVAINGFGRIGRNFMRCWLSRGAYTNIEVVGINVTSDPKTNAHLLKYDSVLGQLDGVDIKYTDDTFVINNKTIKCFSDRNPLNLPWKDWGVDLVIESTGVFNTDVGASKHLEVGAKKVILTAPGKGAGVGTFVVGVNADTYKHKDYDILSNASCTTNCLAPVVKVLDQTFGINKGLMTTIHSYTGDQRILDNSHRDLRRARAAATNIVPTSTGAAKAVALVYPEMKGKLTGIAMRVPTPNVSAVDFVFESSKSVTSEEVNNALKEASLDSMKGIIKYGDEPLVSSDYAGTNESSIVDSDLTMCIGDNLVKVLAWYDNEWGYSQRVVDLAEIVAKNWE
- the murC gene encoding UDP-N-acetylmuramate--L-alanine ligase, with protein sequence MVKELIPKNHFHFIGVGGIGMSAIAMGLLKNGYSVSGSDLVKNDETYKLEKLGAIIFNNQVGQNIEFITSKFNNKLINFVVSTAIKPENKELMYCKKKNLPVKHRSEILAMLMRNYTTLAVGGSHGKTSTSTFLSTILELCTHNSSSITGGIIPIYNSNCHLENTEFLVAEVDESDGTINKYKSDIGIINNIDFDHCDHFSNLSEVISSFTSFAENSKKLLINFDCKTTRENFHSDSKWSNITTKNVAYAIIPTVINERYTIGEYYENGNFISSLNIPIPGSHNLSNITAAIAASRMIGIDFLEIKKNIKYLKLPKKRFEFRGEIDERHLYDDYAHHPNEIKETIKLGRLFIKQKHNNESQKSRLIAIFQPHRYSRVKKFTKEFAEELSKADVIYVTSIYDAGEINEEKINSEIITDLIYKQNKNVSYINNYHEITKNFYNLTQKGDLILNMGAGDCHNFWSILNDKKL
- the dnaJ gene encoding molecular chaperone DnaJ, with protein sequence MADFYQILGVSRDADADTLKRAYRKLARQYHPDVNKEPGAEDKFKEIGKAYEALADPETRARYDQFGEAGLGGAAGMPDMGDMGGFADLFETFFNGFGGQNPQGGRTQRRGPQQGDDLRYDLNVDFKDAIFGQQREIKIPHLETCEVCRGTGAKPGTGPKTCSTCGGSGQVRRATRTPFGNFTQVAECPSCNGAGQIIADPCVSCGGNGVKQVRKKLRINIPAGVDTGTKLRVSGEGNVGLKGGPPGDLYVFIKVKNDSKLKRDGVTIYSEIVVSYLQAILGDTVEIITVDGKVNLKIPSGTQPNTTLSLENKGVPRLGNPVARGNHEVLVKVKLPTRITDEERNLLEGLASQYSDKNINSSSGLFSKLFGKES
- a CDS encoding YbaB/EbfC family nucleoid-associated protein; protein product: MAGFGLPNFGQLTEAFKKAKQIQQDAQKLQDELENMEIEGKSDDEMVKVWISGNQVPLKVEVQDNILNSDKEKIEQNILQAIQKAHELSTTTMKERMNDLTGGLNLNLPGFDNSDS
- a CDS encoding sulfurtransferase TusA family protein: MTSLKYLDLKSVPCPLNVVKIKLALEKLSKNEQLIVELDKGEPEEMVLKNLKEMGCLYEQIKEHEKFLKIKILNEN
- the grpE gene encoding nucleotide exchange factor GrpE — encoded protein: MIENQSDNIDIKENDVSNQDNASEDTSSAEEKIIDNDELSSQKTEEINTEELKNTISNNDARLEQLEKEHETLKNQYVRISADFDNFRKRQSRDQGDLKIQLVSKTLTAILPIVDNFERARQQLKPESEEAQALHRSYQGLYKQLVEVLKQQGVSPMRVVGQQFDPSLHEAVLREPSDEFDEDCIIEELQRGYHLEGKVLRHALVKVSMGPGKQNSQQEVETDTVEEDVDSEENTSEDV
- the murB gene encoding UDP-N-acetylmuramate dehydrogenase yields the protein MNKKIFSKNCNLSSFTTIKVGGVAEYFAEPSSIAEFSYLIKWANSNKHKCQIIGAGSNLLINNIFIKGLVICTKKMKTLAIEPFSGIVEAEAGVMLPTLSNCLAKNRLQGGEWAVGIPGTLGGAIYMNAGTNNLSLAKNLISVKVINNKTNEQLEIKKKDIDFEYRFSSFQSNDLAIISAKLHFEPNGNLEQLIKTTKNNLKLKTKAQPYHLPSFGSVFKNPENNYAAKLIDDLGLKGFKIGGAEISTMHSNFIINNSSASSKDIYELITVIQQKILQNKGIYLQPEVRMIGFDYPN